The window CTCAGGAGTCAGTTGGAAAGCCATTTGAGGAAAGTCGGCAACAATATTACGCTTGTTTTTAAGGAAGTCCAGTGTTTCAGAGTCGATCATACCACCGGCACTATGCTCCAATAAAGGCAACTGTAAATAGCAAAGTGCACTATGTTTTTCTCCGATCTGCTCCTTGAAAGACTGGAAGGAAGGTACGCGTGCTAAGGTATTTCCAGCTTCATACTCATCAATGAACCGACGAAGGATGCTTGGCTGATTCGAAAAGACAATGTACTCATCGATGATCGTATAGTAAGGCCGATCAAAGTACTGAAAAAGCTTGCCCAGCACCAAATTGAAGATGCCTTTGACGGACATAAAATTGATTGGATATCCCCGGTAATCCACCTGTTTGAATCGAACGGGAGTTCGCTTTTTGATTTGTTTGCTCAAAAATGCCATCTTTTCCAGCGCTACAGCATTGCCTTTTGCTTTGAAGACAAGCGCAAGTTCAGGTTCGGATGACGTAGCTTCCAGTTGTACCACCGCCAGCTCATCATCCAGCCAGCTTGCAAAATCTTTTTGCAGATCGATATTGAGGAATTTTTCAGTTCTGCGAGTGTACTTGATATAGTTCTCACCATAAATGGTATCTGACCTTAACTGCTCGTCAAGTGCACCGTAGAAATCAGCAAACGACCTGAATCCTAAGCTAAAGTAGAGAGCCGTATTCGAGGGTAAAACCTCAGATATGTTCAGGGAACCTGTTCCTGCTTTTTCAAAAATGGGCAAGTAGGATGGGAGACTGTCATTATAATTGGAGTATCCTTCCAACAATAACGAAGACTCTTCCACATCAAAGTAACTGCCCGTATGGTACAATGGCAGGTTCTCCTTCAAAACGTCGATATAGGACGGGTCTGTCATGGTTTTTAGATATGGGAAGAGATTGTCATAGTTGAAGTATAACCGGGCAACCCCTTCGCCCATGGCCTTTTTTCTCACCTCGATGAAATTGAAAGAACGACTTAGTTCAGCTTTTTCCAAATTTGTGATGGATGACTCTATCAGCGTATGGGTATATGAACCGATCCAATAATTATCGATGAAAGTGAAATGCAGGGTTTCATTGGTGTCCTCATCTAATTGTTCGTAGATCGTATGGTTCAAAAAGGTTCTTTTGGTCACATCACTTTGTGAAGTGAGATAAGTGCGCGGGAGCGCAAGGCCCTGCATGTCGAGCAGAAACAAATAGTCATAATTCCCTTTATAATACAGGTGGCCAGACACGTATACTTTGCGATGATTGAGTTTTTCCAGCAGTTGATCAAAATCTGCAAGGGTTTCTTCCAAGGCTGTCAGATGCTCTCCATAGGCTTTCCAGTCCTCATCTTTGGTCAGCGTTTTCCAAATTTGTGTTTTCCCTATCTTCGACCAAAAGCCATACGCCTGATCAGTCTCCATGATGAAGAAAGCATCAGCCGGCACCAGATTCAATGGATTGATCCTTGGGCCTTCAGTCACAGGAAAGACCATTCTGTAAATGAACCAGGAAGCAATTAACGCCCCTACAGCAATTAAAGCGATAGGAAGGAATCTCTTACGTCTTTTTTGAGATGAAACAACCGAAGGATTATTTTCCGATAAAGGGCTGCCGGAATTAGATTCCACTTCTGGAGTTTCCTGATCTTCGTCCGATACGTCCTGAAGGTTTGGTTCGTCCTCAGATTCATTAAGTGTGCTATCATCAGATAAATCATTGCATCCAGAATCATTAGGCACCTGGTCAGGGGAGCCTGCTGCAGGTAGATTTTCGTCGTTTTCCTTGTCTTCCATGGTAGGTAGGTCGTACAAGGGTAAAGGTAAAAAGCTAAGCATTCAAAGCTTCTGAAAAACCTACACAAAAATCACTATCAGTGCATACACCAATATGACATGTTCGATCCCAATATTCCTTTGCAAGGCTATGAAGAAAGTGGCCACGTCCGTGAAATAGGAAAAAGTACTTCAGAACCCTATACTCAAGAAAAGGATGGCTTAGTTGAATTTGTAATGAAGCCCCTCTGAATCAGTAAACCATCTAATCTGGTAGAAACAGCGGGGCTTGGCTGCATATACAGTCAATGACCATTAGTAGGAATTAAAAACGTTAACTAACATAGGATTCGTAATTAAATGAGGTTTAGAACCACATGAATTTAGACCGTAAAATAAATCATAGCTTACCTGAATCTTCCATTACCGAAAAACAATGGCATGTCCTGATTCCTCTGCTTCTTTCCTAGTGTAAGAGACGATATCAACAGTATCCTTTTTCGGGTTTCTTAGGATAAGGTGAACATCTGCATTGACCAGGCTGAAATCATGCTTAGCAAAACTGATACGGATACTTTCACCGGCCTCTACAGTGCCAGAAAGCGGAGCTGTCTTACCGCGAGAGTTCCAAAGTGCCCAACCATCTAAATCTATCTTATCATTAGATACGTTAAGCAAACTCACCCACTCATTTTTTTTAGAATCTCTACCTTCAGGGTTTACCATGGCCGCCACAATCACCAGGTTTTTGTCTTCTTCTTTGGCTTCTTGCGTTTCCCTATTTGCCAATATATTATGAACAAGGTCCTGTTTTATCACTATGGGGACTCGCTCAGGATATCTGTATACTCGATTAACTGCGTTAGGATCTTCGGGTGTATTGAAATATATAGGATTTGAATCGGGAAGTGCACTATCAAACTCTAACCCGGTCAGGTTTTCGATATCGGCTATGCTCACCTGATACTTAGCAAACCTATTAGTGGCCACATATTTTTTGCCATTACGATAGTTATTGGTGAATTCCTCGTCCTGATAAAGCAAAAATGCACGTGTTTCCAACTTGTCTGATTCTATCCCTATATAACAGATGATTTTGAAAAAGGCCGAAGGAATACGAGCAGCATCATCCCAGGTTCTATGAAAGCACCGGTCGAAAGGACGATGTACCGGTCCTGTCAAAATACAGAGTTTTCCATTTTTACCCAGTTCCCAATTGAGAAACATGTCCTCTAACGCTAGCCACTCGTCCTGATTAAAATACTGATGTTGTAGCGAGGCATTCGTATAGAAGAACGTATCGTCATTGGCTTTTTTTACATTTTCTTTAGTTTTTGGTACTGCCCAACAGTTATTGGCCCGGCGCACCAGATGGCCTCTATCATAAGGATTTTCTACTCCTTTATAATAGTTATTGTCTAATTGAAGCTCTTCAGGCATCCTGGAATCGAGGTTCCAATCGTCTGAATGCCGTTTATATTTCATCCAATTATCCTGATCGATATTAGAAGCGGCGTAAAGTAATTGGCGCGTTTTCTTATTCATTACAATTGAATAATGAATGTAATCCAGATAAATACCGTCACGAAGTTCATCACCGCGAAATACAACACCGTCGATTCTTGGTGAAAATTTGGGAGGCCTCACTTTGATGCCTTCCCCTAAGAAATTAGGATCATAACCTGTTCTGTCCATGTGTTTGAATGTTTATGTATTACCTAAATATACGTCATCCGTGAAAAATTTTGATCAATTATTTGTGAGCTACTTTTAATGAAGTAGAGAGCATTCAGGGCAATGAAATGCTGTCGTGTAATATTGAAAGGCTTCACCAGGAATTTCAATTCATATAGAAATTGAGGAGTGTAGCCAAAATTGTATTGTAAGACCTAGATTGATTGAACGTTTCTTATCAATTCAGAAATCTGCTTAAGAACGGGCAATCATTTCTATAGAATATACTGGTTTGGCAGTCCGAAGAGATTTTCTAAGTTTCTACTTTTTAGAAGAAGGTTGATTAAATTTTAAACAAAAATCACCACTAGTGCGAACACCAATCCTGCTAATACAAAGTACATTCCTTTCTTAAAAACGCTACTACCCGGCATGTACATCCAAAAAGCTGAGAGTACAAAAAAGAGGAGTGAAATCCCAAAGAAGATGTTCAGAAAGAATAGGGGAGAGCTACTATTGGCTTTGTGCATTTTTGACATTTTGTCCAGCACGTACGGAAGAGACTTGGTCGTGATTTCAGCTTTACCGGTAGATTGATCGTAAACCCCATTCTTGAAATAGATCAGGTTCCCTTCTTGCTTTTCAATTTTGAAATTCCTGACTTTCAATGCTGTTCCAATTTCATTCAAGGGAGTTGCGGTCGGAATTTGCTTTTCTACGATCGTTTCCTGCTTTAGAAAATCTGTATTTCGAAAGATGAGAATGATGCCACTGATGGCATAAACGGCCATGATGCCTGCTAAAAAGAACCCTAAGTATCGGTGATAGATTCTCATCTTCATGTTTGTCTCTTCGTTTGTTTTATCAAAGCCACAAAAATGAAGTGCTCCATGTCAGCAATCAATCGCCAGAACTAGTGGAAAATCCTGGTGAGTATCGCTAGAAGTAGTGATGCTTCGACAAGCTCAGCAACTCCTCCTTGAACCTCAAAAAATCTCTCGGCTGGAAGACATTTACTGATCCCAATCTTCATCCCATTCACAACCGGGAACTCTGGCTACCATGACAATTTGGTTTTTGTAGACCCAAACCCATTTCGCCAACTCACCAGCAGCTGCCTTAAATCGCCACTCATTGGGTGTTTCACTGTCTTCGCCAACGTAATTGGGTTCTCCGAAGTAACTAACTGCCTTCTTACTTGCTAAGGCTCGGCTATCATATTGAACGATCACCTCATATAGTGGCTGATTTTCAACGTCTTTTGCGATGTAATAGAGCAAGGTTTTGATTTGCGGTTCATCACTCGGCTGAAAGTACACCCTGCGCCAACTTCGCGTATCATCCACTTTCATGGCACGCATATCCACTACTTTTTTGAAATCAAGCGATGACATCCCGAATTGGAGCTTAGAAGGAACACCTTCAGGAAAGGCAAATGGCCTGTCCTGATCCTGAGCAATCACTGTCAGCGAAAGCATCAAGAGTAGGAGTGAGAGTATGTGAGGATTCTTATGTCTTAGCATGTAGGAAGTATTGCTACGCATGTTTAACGTCATTCCGGCCATCACAGTACAATTTTCGTGTCTCAAAAGGCTTTTAATTGATGTGCCGCCAGGCGGCCCTGCGGAATCTCAAGGTTTGATAGTGTTTATTCTTTTTGACGAGATTCCGGCAGATAAAAGATAATTAAATCACTTAAAACGAAATCAAACTATGATCGCCGGAATGACGGAATTCAGTTCTATAAATGTAGAAATATTCGAATCATATGGGAATCTGATCAAGATTTCCTCACTCACTCAAAAACTCCCTTATATCCTTTGCTAATTGATCAAAAGAAGGTTGATGATTGTACATCATATGCCCTCCTTCATAGTACGTGAATTCGACGCGCTCAGAAGGAATGCCATTTCGCGAAAAAGTATACTCCGCATCGAAAAATGGCGTAATCAAATCGTAATAACCGCTGGCCACCAGTATCCTCATTGATAGGTTTCTTCGCATACTTGCTCCCAATCGAGGGGCGGTATTTACGTAGGAAGGCTCATAGTATCCTCCCTCAGGAACATCACGCCATTTCCACTTACCAACTTGACCTCCGGTGAGGTAAGGTCTTTCCATTTTTACTTTCAGGTCATTTTGAAAATAGTGATTCAGAGCCGCTGTATAAGCACTGGAAATTTGGTAGCTGGCAGCATCTCCAAGCGTAGGGCGGTCTGCGGTCTGATCAAACTCCTTTCCTTTATAGCGACCATCTAGTCGTCCTAAAGTCAGTCCTTCGTTCTCTAAAAGCTTCTTTTGATAACGTGGCATCAAAACTCGTAAATCCGAGTTTAAGATGTAGTTCTTATCCAAACCGGTGAAATACGCCACTTTCTCGGCTATGGTTTCGCTTTCCTTGTCGTCCAGGAAGGCACCTTTATACAAAGCTGGCCCATAAGTGTTGTAAGTAAAGTCCCGGGCTTCTTGCACAAATGCTTCTAAAGATTTGCCCTGACCTGCCTTCTTGTGATACCACGACGTAGCCGCCATACTCGGTAAGTAGGTGAGGTAAGAAGTGATGTTATGGTGAACAGAAGTCGAACCAGCATAATCCAGGGCCTGAGAGATCATAATGATCCCATTCAGGGCCATGTTCTGGCCACCGCCTTCCAATGCCTGACTCACTGCCGCAGCTCTCGTGGTACCAAAGCTTTCTCCGGCAATGTATTTGGGTGATTGCCAGCGATTGTATTTTGAGATCCAGGTACGGATAAATTTAGCCACTGAGTTAGCATCCTCGTTCAAGCCCCAATAATCCTTGTTTTCGCCTTTTCCTACCACTTTACTGTAACCTGTTCCGACAGGATCTATGAACACCAAATCGGTGAGATCAAGTAGACATTGGTTATTCTCAATGATTTGAAAGGGGGCTGCACCATCATCTTCATCGGCACCACTTGGAACTTTGACCACCTTAGGTCCGAAGAAGCCCATGTGTAACCACACCGAGGCGGAACCTGGTCCGCCATTGAAAATAAACATGACAGGACGGTCGGCATTGCCAGTTTTCGCAAAGTAAGAAACTGACCAAAAAGCCGCTACTGCCTCTCCGTCATTATTCTTCAGGTGAATTTCTTGAGCAACCGTCTCATAACTCAAGTTCTTACTGTTGATATTGACTTCTCCGGTTGAGGTGAAGCTCCTAGGAGGCGTTACTGGCTTTGATTCCTTTTTGTCTTGTGAAAACAAGAATACAGGAGCCATAAGGCATAAGATCAATAGGAAATGCTTCATCATGGAATACTTTTCGACAAGTATAGCAAGAACATGTTGTCCATTTTGAATAATCGATCGTCATTCCACGGATTCATTTGTACTGATAAGTCATGTTTGATATAAAGAATGAATCATAGGGGAATCTGATCGATCGGTTGCTCAGTCAAGAGCTTCATGAATGAAGAATGCGAACGAACTTTTCAGAAAATTCTCTTCAAAAACCTCATTTGCTTTATCTTGAACCTGAAACGAGTATTTTAGCATATTGAACACCAATTCTTGATAAAGCCTCATGTTTACTGAATACGAACTAGATACCATGATTGGGTTTCCTGAGATCAAGGAAGCCAATTTCGAACTAAAGAAAAACTTCATTAAGACTGAGGCGCCTTATTTGGAGATTTCTGACCATGATTTCTTTTCGCTGGTCATGATGACACCAACCTTGGGTATTGCACTTGCGGATGGTAAAGTTAGCTTGTTCGAAGAGTTGGCACTCAATAAGAAAGCTCGGAAACTGTCGACCGGAGGGTATTTCCTGAAAAAGGATCCCGTCGTGTACGCCATGAAATTCCTGCTCAAAAATTATGATACCTGGTCTGATAAGTTCATGGCGGTGCTGAAATTAGCCATTGAAACAACTTTTCATCATGACGGGGTTGCAAAAAAGGATTTTGACGAAGAAGAACAGGTGGATTATGATGAATACAAGAAAGAGGTACTGCAAACACCTTTTATCCTGATTCGATTCATTGCTAGTTTTTTCCTGGAAAATGATGAAGAGATCATTTCTAATGTGCGTCACTGTCAGAAAAGTGAGTACAGAAGAATGCTGGAAATTGGAAAACAATTAGGTCTTACCGAAATTCGAGTATTTCAGATGTTTTGTCGAACATTTGAAGTTAAATAGCTTCGCGCAATACTAGAAAATTCACCCTCTCGTTAACAGGGCATGAGGAAAACAGGTACTCATTTCTTTTTAGTTGTGATTGCCCTGGGGTATTTATTGGGTTGTAAAACCGATGATAACCCGGTAATTACAGAAACAAATTCACAGGACTCGATCATTGTTCAGCATCTGAGAGATGTTGGGAACGATAGTGCGGTTCGTGATGACAATGGCATTTATGCCTATCCAATCACCATTAATCCAGGTGGACAAAGCACTCAGGGTCAAATTGTATCAATTTATTATACGGCTCAGGTATTGGGTGGAGAACTCATTGATGTTTTCGATACCAATGATGGTGACCCGCTAATCCTACGACAAGGCGTTAATGCTATTTATCCCGTGGGATTAGATCTTGGTCTGGCCCAAATGAATGTTGGAGATACTTATGGATTTATTATTCCCAGCAATCTTGCTTACGATACCTTGGAATTTTCCACTTTGATCCCCGCCAATTCAATCATAGAATTCACGGTAGAAGTGATTGACGTCCAATTAGAAGCGGAAATCAATGCAGCAGAAGTATTGGCAATCAATCAATACATTGAAGATGCCCATTTGGATAGTTTGGATCTGGTGCCACTCGATTCTGTGGAACGTGTCGGAGTGACCAATTCAATCATTTATAAACGTCTTCAAGGAGGAACGCCAGGGACTGGCCCTAGAGATGGTCAGTTGGTCTCTATTGCCTATGAGGCCCGATTCATGGATGATAGCGTGGTTTTTGACAATGTGGTGCCTGGCAATCCTTTCGATTATCCCTTCAATACAAACACCGTAATACCTGGTTTAGATATTGGCATAGCAGAAATGGAGTTCAACGAGCGAGCATTGATCATCATTCCTTCATTTTTTGGCTATAGAGAAAGTGCGGTGGTGGTACCTGATTACCTGACTGATGAGATCATTGCTGGAAGAATAGTACCCGATTATGTAGAAAGAGTAGGGCCATATCGCATATTGGCATTCGAAGTAACACTCTTAAACCCCAACTAAACTAGTAATTAACGTACATTTGAAAAATCTTTCATTACTTGAAGCGTAGATCATTCAAATACGGATTTTTAGGTCTGATCCTGACCATACATATGCTGCCAGCATTTGCTCAATTGGGCAAAGGAGTGGACGCCATGGGGAAGCTACCTCCGGACTTCTATGTGCGGAATAACATCCACAGAGATCCCTTTCGGGTTTTCATTAATCAATTTTCATTCACTTTAACGACAGGATACGGCAATACCCACTACAATCACGATCTGAGGGGCGTCTATTTTTATCAGGATGATAACCAGCAGTTGATTTTCAGTAATGCAGAGACGGTACCCAGACGGTTTCAGGGATTCAACAACTGGCTGAACGATCCAATGAGGTCAGACACAGTTCTGTTTGATGCCATATTTGACGTCCCTTATAATTATTTACCCAATCCTGTTTTCAATGATACCTTAAGAATCAACTCCTTTATTCTGGATACAGACACCACAAATCTCTCATTTTCAGGTGTTTATCACAGTATTCCTGTACAACTTTCCATGCATTACAATTATGGTGATTTTAGAGTAGGAGGCGGTTTGAATTGGGAACGACAATGGACTAAATCACTGGATCCTAGCACGTTAACCAATCAGATCAGGCCCTATGAGCCTAATTTCAATGCTACTAGTTTTACCCGGTGGTTTGGAATGATTGGCTATAAGATCTATGAATATTGGGAATACAACTTCTTTGCCGAATTAGAAGTTGGCAACATCAATGCAGGAAGGCAATTCAATAGCAGTGTCATCAGCAGGGGGCTTTACACCACGATTGGGATCAGTATAGAACAAACATGGTCTGAATATTTCCGCCTGATCCTGAAACCTTCCTATGAGATTAAAAATTACTCGATTACGCTACCAGACGGTTCTCCGGTAATCAGACACAATCAAAATGCCTTCTTCCTGAAGTTCGGCATCAGTATCAATATTCCTGAAATTTCCAGAAGTCCGATAGAAGCGGATCATGTGCAATTAAAGCACGTAATCACCGATCCGAAAACCGGAAGAAGGGTGGAAGTACGGGGACAACCATTTTGGAAAGTACAAAACCCGAAGGTAGGACAGAACCACAGAAAACTCTGGCGCAACAAAAACAAGAATAAGCGCAAAATGAACCCGTATTAAAAGGCGGTTAAACATTGAAAAAATGTTTAAATTGCGTGCTGTTTTTTACCTAATTGTTAATACTAGACGTTAATGTCAGACGGAGATATTGAGAACGATCAGGACGGATCTGTAGCGGGCGATCATCACATAATCCCAATCAACATAGAAGACGAAATGAGAGGCGCATACATCGACTACTCGATGAGCGTGATCATTTCTCGTGCACTACCCGATGTAAGGGATGGCTTAAAGCCGGTTCATAGAAGAATTCTCTACGGCATGGACGAGCTCGGTGTTAATTATAACCGACCTTACAAGAAGTGTGCTCGTATCGTGGGAGACGTGCTTGGTAAGTACCACCCACACGGCGATACAGCGGTATACGATACCCTGGTACGTATGGCCCAGGAGTGGTCTTTGCGCTATCCACTAGTCGACGGACAAGGAAACTTTGGTTCGGTTGATGGGGATTCTCCCGCAGCGATGCGTTATACAGAGGCCCGTCTGAAACGAATTTCAGAGGAATTGCTAGCGGACATTGGTAAAAACACCGTCGACTTCCAGCCTAACTATGACGATTCGGCAAAAGAGCCTACGGTATTGCCAGCCAAGTTCCCTAACCTGTTGGTAAACGGCGCCTCAGGTATTGCGGTAGGAATGGCAACTAATATGGCTCCGCATCACCTGGGTGAGTGCATCAATGGAGTTATCGCTTACATTGACGATAAAGACATTACAGTTGAGGGCCTTATGGAGCATGTTACAGCTCCGGATTTCCCTACGGGTGCATCTATTTATGGTTACCAGGGTGTAAGAGCAGCTTTTGAAACAGGACGTGGTAGAATTGTACTGAGAGCAAAAGCGCAGTTTGAAACAACGAAAACGGGTCGAGAGCAGATCATCGTAACGGAAATCCCATACCAGGTCAACAAGGCTTCAATGATTGAGAAGACGGCTGGCCTGATCAATGATAAGAAATTAGAAGGTATTGCTGATCTGAGAGATGAATCGGATCGGCAGGGAATGAGGATCGTCTATGATCTCAAGAAGGATGCAATCCCCAACATCGTTCTCAATAACCTTTACAAGCAAACACAGCTACAGTCTTCTTTCAGTGTCAATAACGTAGCACTGGTTAACGGAAGACCTAAGACACTGAATCTCAGAGACATGGTCCATCATTATGTGGATCACAGACATGAGGTCATTACCAGAAGAACGCAATACGAACTCGAAGAAGCAGAGAAACGTGCTCACATCTTAGAGGGTTACCTGATTGCTTTGGATCACCTGGATGAAGTGATCAATTTGATCAGAAGTTCACGAGACCCTGAGATTGCCCGAACTGGTCTGATGGAGAAGTTTGAATTGTCGGAGATTCAGGCAAAAGCCATTCTGGAGATGCGATTGCAACGTCTTACGGGTCTGGAAAGAGACAAGATCCAGCAGGAATACAAAGAGGTGATGGAGCTGATCGATCGTTTGAATGCGATCCTGGCCAGTGAAGAGCTTCGAATGCAGCTGATCAAAGACGAGTTGATTGAAGTTCGGGACCGCTATCAGGACGAGCGTAAAACGGACATCATTCACAGCGCAGATGAATTTACGGCGGAAGACATGATCCCTGACGATGAGATGGCCATC of the Cytophagales bacterium genome contains:
- the gyrA gene encoding DNA gyrase subunit A, with translation MSDGDIENDQDGSVAGDHHIIPINIEDEMRGAYIDYSMSVIISRALPDVRDGLKPVHRRILYGMDELGVNYNRPYKKCARIVGDVLGKYHPHGDTAVYDTLVRMAQEWSLRYPLVDGQGNFGSVDGDSPAAMRYTEARLKRISEELLADIGKNTVDFQPNYDDSAKEPTVLPAKFPNLLVNGASGIAVGMATNMAPHHLGECINGVIAYIDDKDITVEGLMEHVTAPDFPTGASIYGYQGVRAAFETGRGRIVLRAKAQFETTKTGREQIIVTEIPYQVNKASMIEKTAGLINDKKLEGIADLRDESDRQGMRIVYDLKKDAIPNIVLNNLYKQTQLQSSFSVNNVALVNGRPKTLNLRDMVHHYVDHRHEVITRRTQYELEEAEKRAHILEGYLIALDHLDEVINLIRSSRDPEIARTGLMEKFELSEIQAKAILEMRLQRLTGLERDKIQQEYKEVMELIDRLNAILASEELRMQLIKDELIEVRDRYQDERKTDIIHSADEFTAEDMIPDDEMAIMISHEGYIKRTPLIEYRSQGRGGVGSRAATSKDDDFTEHLFVATAHNYLLIFTEFGKVYWKKVWEIPEAGKAAKGRAIQNLINIEPDDKVKAVINVKSLSNPDYINNTFIVMCTGKGTIKKTSLEAYSRPRQNGINAITINEGDRLLNARLTNGDSHVVIATNSGRAIHFHESDVRSMGRTAAGVKGVYIDEKTEKVIGMVCVDHENAPNLLVVSEKGYGKRSDLADYRITKRGGKGVKTLNVTEKTGALVAIQDVKDGDELMIINKSGIAIRTPVDNLRVMGRATQGVKLIRLNEKDEISAVEKIEYIEPAEGEEATAEGETSSAEGKVEPAEGEGEGANENQEGKAPEGDNSENNDEN
- a CDS encoding FKBP-type peptidyl-prolyl cis-trans isomerase — its product is MRKTGTHFFLVVIALGYLLGCKTDDNPVITETNSQDSIIVQHLRDVGNDSAVRDDNGIYAYPITINPGGQSTQGQIVSIYYTAQVLGGELIDVFDTNDGDPLILRQGVNAIYPVGLDLGLAQMNVGDTYGFIIPSNLAYDTLEFSTLIPANSIIEFTVEVIDVQLEAEINAAEVLAINQYIEDAHLDSLDLVPLDSVERVGVTNSIIYKRLQGGTPGTGPRDGQLVSIAYEARFMDDSVVFDNVVPGNPFDYPFNTNTVIPGLDIGIAEMEFNERALIIIPSFFGYRESAVVVPDYLTDEIIAGRIVPDYVERVGPYRILAFEVTLLNPN
- a CDS encoding DNA/RNA non-specific endonuclease, with amino-acid sequence MDRTGYDPNFLGEGIKVRPPKFSPRIDGVVFRGDELRDGIYLDYIHYSIVMNKKTRQLLYAASNIDQDNWMKYKRHSDDWNLDSRMPEELQLDNNYYKGVENPYDRGHLVRRANNCWAVPKTKENVKKANDDTFFYTNASLQHQYFNQDEWLALEDMFLNWELGKNGKLCILTGPVHRPFDRCFHRTWDDAARIPSAFFKIICYIGIESDKLETRAFLLYQDEEFTNNYRNGKKYVATNRFAKYQVSIADIENLTGLEFDSALPDSNPIYFNTPEDPNAVNRVYRYPERVPIVIKQDLVHNILANRETQEAKEEDKNLVIVAAMVNPEGRDSKKNEWVSLLNVSNDKIDLDGWALWNSRGKTAPLSGTVEAGESIRISFAKHDFSLVNADVHLILRNPKKDTVDIVSYTRKEAEESGHAIVFR
- a CDS encoding peptidase S10; the protein is MMKHFLLILCLMAPVFLFSQDKKESKPVTPPRSFTSTGEVNINSKNLSYETVAQEIHLKNNDGEAVAAFWSVSYFAKTGNADRPVMFIFNGGPGSASVWLHMGFFGPKVVKVPSGADEDDGAAPFQIIENNQCLLDLTDLVFIDPVGTGYSKVVGKGENKDYWGLNEDANSVAKFIRTWISKYNRWQSPKYIAGESFGTTRAAAVSQALEGGGQNMALNGIIMISQALDYAGSTSVHHNITSYLTYLPSMAATSWYHKKAGQGKSLEAFVQEARDFTYNTYGPALYKGAFLDDKESETIAEKVAYFTGLDKNYILNSDLRVLMPRYQKKLLENEGLTLGRLDGRYKGKEFDQTADRPTLGDAASYQISSAYTAALNHYFQNDLKVKMERPYLTGGQVGKWKWRDVPEGGYYEPSYVNTAPRLGASMRRNLSMRILVASGYYDLITPFFDAEYTFSRNGIPSERVEFTYYEGGHMMYNHQPSFDQLAKDIREFLSE
- a CDS encoding DUF3352 domain-containing protein, yielding MLSFLPLPLYDLPTMEDKENDENLPAAGSPDQVPNDSGCNDLSDDSTLNESEDEPNLQDVSDEDQETPEVESNSGSPLSENNPSVVSSQKRRKRFLPIALIAVGALIASWFIYRMVFPVTEGPRINPLNLVPADAFFIMETDQAYGFWSKIGKTQIWKTLTKDEDWKAYGEHLTALEETLADFDQLLEKLNHRKVYVSGHLYYKGNYDYLFLLDMQGLALPRTYLTSQSDVTKRTFLNHTIYEQLDEDTNETLHFTFIDNYWIGSYTHTLIESSITNLEKAELSRSFNFIEVRKKAMGEGVARLYFNYDNLFPYLKTMTDPSYIDVLKENLPLYHTGSYFDVEESSLLLEGYSNYNDSLPSYLPIFEKAGTGSLNISEVLPSNTALYFSLGFRSFADFYGALDEQLRSDTIYGENYIKYTRRTEKFLNIDLQKDFASWLDDELAVVQLEATSSEPELALVFKAKGNAVALEKMAFLSKQIKKRTPVRFKQVDYRGYPINFMSVKGIFNLVLGKLFQYFDRPYYTIIDEYIVFSNQPSILRRFIDEYEAGNTLARVPSFQSFKEQIGEKHSALCYLQLPLLEHSAGGMIDSETLDFLKNKRNIVADFPQMAFQLTPERGIYQTRILVSIDNMDQPIPRRMEPTVLRDTINYDSLWNIDPGEQVEITALEIELDDLGAKKQTESTEDGTPIYEVNIKDGLKHGNYFEYHETGELKIKGKYKKDLKQGTWRYYDVAGNLVKKEKWKDGVMQ